Within the Marinobacter qingdaonensis genome, the region AAGTGCTGGCCGCTAAAGAGACAGGGGTTCTGGCGCAGAACGCCCTTTGCTGTACGACGCCGATGCCCGTTCAAGAAGGGCTGGCGATTGAGCAGCGTCTGCTGGAACAGGTCACGTCCGGGCGCAACCGCTGGGGTTATGCCATCTGGAGATGCCATCAGGCGCTGGTCGTGCCGCGCAGTGCTACCCACAAGCCCGGTTTTGAGCTGGCGTCGCGATACTGTGAGTCTCAGGGCTGGCCCGTGGTGGTTCGAAGTACTGGCGGTGAAATGACGCCGCAGACCCATGGCTTCATAAATCTGTCGATGGTGGTGCGTAGCAACGGGGTAAAAACCGGCATCAGGGACAGTTACTTGCTGATCTGTCAGCCGCTCATTCAGTGGCTGGAGGCGATGGGTATTCACGCCTATTGCTCCCACGTCGATGGCGCGTTCTGCGATGGTGATTTCAACCTGGTCGTTAACGGGAAAAAAATCGCGGGCACGGCACAGCGGAGGAAACGTCTCAAGGTTCCGTCGTCAACCGGTCAGGACGAGGATACGGCGATTTTGCTACATGCCGTGATTCTGTGTGACGAAGGTCTGGAACGCATCTGGAAAATCTCCAACGAGTTCTACAAGGCCTGCCAACTGCCGCCGTTCATCATTGGCGATCGCCATATCTGCATGTCGGAGGTGACGCAGCAGCACGGTGAGTCGTTTATCAGTGGGGCAATGAGGGATCTGGACAAGGTGATCAAACAGCACATTTCCCTGTTTTGAAGAGAGGGTCGAAGCGCAGTTCGAAGAAATCTTTTGATCAAAAACCGAGAGTAAACAAAAGGCATGTGGAGGGGGTATGAACAACGACAAAAACATTGCGAAACGCCCGAAAGTTCCGGGACACCGGATGAGTCGGAGGGGCTTCATCGCGGGTTCGGGCGCTACGCTCGTAGGGGGCGCGGCGCTGGTGTACAGCTCGGGCTTGTTCGCAGCGGACAGCCCGGCGGCAAAGAAGATTGGTGAAGAAGGTAACCGGACCCTGCTGCGAATGGCCAGGGACGTTTTCCCGCACGACAGCCTCGAAGACAAGTACTACCAGCAGGTCATGGTGCCTCTTGCGAAACGAGCTGAGACTGACCCGAAACTGATGGAACTGCTCACCGTAGGCATTGCGGCCCTTAACCAGGAATCGAGAGCCAAGCATGGCGCCATTTATTTGAACGTGAAGGCAGAGGAAGACCGGGTGGTGGTTCTGAAAGCCATGGAGTCCTCAGCCTTTTTCCAGAGGATCAAGGGCGATCTCATGATGGGAATCTACAACAACCCGGAAATCTGGGAAAAGTTTGGATTTGGCGGTTCTTCATGGGAGCGCGGCGGCTACATCAATCGCGGCTACGACGAAATCGACTGGATTTAAGGGGGAGTGACCAATGGCTCAATTTGATCTTAACGACGACAGCGTGGTGGTGATCATCGGTTCAGGCGCTGGTGGCGGCACCTTGGCCAACGAGTTGGCGCAGAAAGGCATCCGCTCTGTGGTACTTGAAGCCGGCAAACGCTTCAAGATGTCGGATATTGAGAACGACGAATGGAAAATGTTCGGCAAAATTTCCTGGCTGGACAAGCGCTACGTTGAAGGGCCGGCCCGTCTCGCCAAGGACTTTCCAAATCTTCCGGCGTGGATTGTAAAAGGGGTGGGTGGCGCTACCGTGCACTGGGCTGGAGTTGCGATGCGATTCCAAGAGCATGAGTTCAAGATGAAAACCACGAATGGCGTGGTTCCCGGCGCGAATGTCTTGGACTGGCCCATCACTTTGCAAGAAATGGAGCCTTATTACGAAAAGGCTGAGAAGAAAATGGGCGTGTGCGGGACCAAGGCCACGGGTATGCCATTCCATGGCAAGAGTAGCCATTATAAGGTCGTCGAGGAGGGTGCGAAACGGATTGGAGCGCATTGCGAGCAGGCGCACCTTGCTATCAATACCCAGCCCCGTGACGGGCGTGCATCCTGTCAGGTCACAGGTTTTTGCATGCAAGGCTGCCGCTTTGGAGCGAAATGGTCGACCATGTACACCGAGATTCCCAAGGCCGAGGCCACGGGAAATGTGGAGGTTCGCCCGCAGTCTATGGTGTTGCGCATTGAGCACGACGCGAATGGCAAAGTTAATGGCGTTCTGTATGCCGATGGCGATGGTAATCAACACTTGCAGAAGGCCAGGGTCGTGGCCGTCGCCGGTAACTCTATCGAGTCACCGAGGATGCTGCTTAACTCCGCGTCCAGCTTGTTTCCCAATGGCCTTGCGAACTCCTCCGGCCAGGTCGGTCAGAACTATATGACCCATACCACCGGTGGGGTGTACGCGGAATTTGAGAAACCGGTCCATATGTACAAGAGCACCGTGGTGCCGGGGATCGTCACGGAGTACCAGAATAACGATCCCACCCGCGGTCATTTGGCGGGGTACGAGCTGGAGATTCTGCACCTGGGGTTGCCTTTCATGTCTGCGTTCATGAATCCGGGCAAAAGTGGCTGGGGCCGGGAGCTGGCAGAGTCTCTGGAAAACTATGATCACATGGCCGGTTTTTGGATTTGTGGCGAGGACATGCCGGTCGAGTCCAACAACATCACTCTGCATCCCACCGAGAAGGATCAGTACGGACTGCCAGTACCGGTGGTTTATAAAACTGATCACATCAACGATACCCGCATGCGCAACCACGCCTATGCGCGCTCCAAGGAGTTGTTCGAGTCAGTGGGTGCCCTCAAGGTGACGGACCTGCCGCCATATCCCGCGAGTCACAACATGGGTACCAATCGCATGAGTGAGCGAGCGCGTGACGGAGTGGTCAATCGATGGGGACAGAGCCATGACATCGACAATCTCTTCGTCTCTGATGGCAGTCAGTTCACCACCAGCGGAACCGAGAACCCGACCCTGACAATCGTCGCTCTCGCGATTCGACAGGCAGACTATATTGCGGATCAAATGAAAAAGCGAAATATCTGAATGTTGTCTGTTTAGGTAAGTAGTGCAGTTTTAAGTCAACTTTAAAGCCCCGCAGTTTAGCGGGGCTTTTTTTATATAAAAGATAAGATATCGATCTACATTTTGTGTCAGCAGTTTGGAACACAGTGTTTCAGTGAGATTGATGAATTAATTTAATTTATAAAAAACAAGTAAATTCAATGTCTTGCGGTTTTTGGTTTTTGGAATAGATGTTGCGTTATTGCGATTCGGGTTCTGTCAGTGGAATGCCATGGACTTTGTCTTGGTAAGTCGAGTGCCTGGCTTTCAGTAGTTCTTAAAAGATCCCTTATTTGATGTTGGCAGTGGCGTGAGCCGGAATAAACCGGCGCAACCTCTCCCCAAAACAAGAAGCGCAGGAGTAAACCAATGAAAGTGTTCAAAATCACCCGCAGTATGCACCTTGGGTTAACGTCGCTAGCGGCCGTTGCAATGTTAAGTGGCACGGCGTCGAATGCAAAGGCCGAGGTTCAGATTGGCGAGGTCGCCGACACCCAACTGGCAATGTACGGAATTCTTGATGGCGGAGTCCTTTATCAAGATAAAGTGACCACCGACGGTGACCGGAAGATAGGCGTGGAAACCAGCGGGCTTACCCCAACTATCCTGGGGTTTAAAGGTTCGCGCACGCTGGACAACGATTGGAATGCCTTCTTCAATCTGGAAGCCCATTTTGATCTGGATACCGGCATGTTCCACGGCTCCGGTGACGCAGATACTGACGCCGATGACGGCAGCGGCCGAGTTCTCTTCCGGCGTCAGGCCAATGTTGGTCTCTCTGGCGACTGGGGTACGGCTATTATCGGACGTCAGTATGGGCCCGCTGTGTTAGCTCATCTGGCAACCGAACCACGTGGGTTCAAAGAGCAGTTTTCGAACACTTATGCATGGGCCTACAGCCAACTATTCACGACCGTGAACGATTCCTCCGGCATGGCCGGCAGGAACGCCAACAATGATGTCGGTTTTTTCTTCAAGAACGCCGTGCAGTATCGCAATAACCTGGCTGGCGTTGATTTCGGAATACTCTACTCGTTCGGAGGGCAGGAAGGCTCCACCGCTGAGGGCGATGTTTTATCCATTGGTGCGGCCTACGCTGCCGGGCCTCTTACATTGTCCGGCTCTTATCAGCGTATGCGAGACCAGCAAACCGCCGAGGACCTGGTTACCAGCTGGGCGACCGGCGCTGCGTATAACCTTGCCGACTGGACGTTCAAGCTCCACTTCATGAACACCGAAAACAAGGACGCTTCCGGAACAGAAGTGCTGGACGTGGACGCACTGGGTTTTGGTGTTGATTGGCAGTGGAACCTCAAGAACAGTGCCACTGTTGCTTATTACATCAATGAGGACGATGCGCCAGCAGCAAGTGCCAAAACCAGATCGCTGGTGGTAAGCAACGACTACAGCCTTTCTGAATCAACGATCCTGTACGCCCAGATGGCTTATGTTGATGCCGATGATATGGGAGTTGTTTCTCAGTTTGCCACTTCGATTGTCGCCAATCCGACACCGGTCAATGAAAAGACCGCACTCCTCAATGTCGGGGTGAATTACGCGTTTTGATGTCCAGGCTGAGTCGCAGCCTCAGCGAGTTAACCCTCAGTTCTTGCAACCCGGCATAGTCTGCCGGGTTTTTTGGTTAACGGGTTCCGTACATCTTGGTTAGCTTTCTTGAGGTTCGAGCAGAAGTCCGTGAGCTTTTATTTTTCGGTGCAGGGTTGAGCGGCTGACGCCCAGGGCTTTGGCAGCACGCGTAACATTCCAGCGATTGGTTTCCAGCGCGGCGATCAGTTGCTGTTTCTCCGGCGACTGCGAAGTTGCGCCGTTGCCGCTGGACTGGGCTACCGAAGCCGTGCCAGCAGAGAAATCTTCAAGGCCAGGATTAAGCACCTCGCCCGCAAGATCGTCGATCTGGATGTCCCGGCCTTCGCGCATACACGCGGCGCAATGCAGAACGTTCTTCAATTGACGGATATTGCCAGGCCAGGGGTAGCTCACCAGGGCTTGCTCTGCTTCCGTGGCTAATCCAATGGGATCAGGGTCTCCCAGTTCCGAGCGAATCTGTTCCAGCACTTTCCGTATCAGCTCGCTTTTATCCTGTCGATTCCTGAGTGCTGGAAGCGTCACTTTGAAAACGCTGATTCGGTAGTAAAGATCTTCCCGAAAGTCGCCCTGACTGACATATTGCTCCAGATCTCGGTGGGTGGCGCAGATCACATTGATGTCGATTGGTACGGGCTCCACCTCGCCCAATGGAATGATCTCCTTTTCGGCAAGCACACGTAGCAAGCGAGCTTGAAGCTCAGCCGGCATATCACCAATTTCATCCAGAAACAGGGTGCCACCGTCACTGGCTTCTATTTTGCCTTTCTTGCCCGATTTCAGGCCTCCGGTGAACGTGCCAGCCCCGTAACCGAACAGTTCGCTTTCAATCAATGTTTCCGGGATGGCGGCACAATTTACGGCAACGAACGGACGTCCGCGTCTTGCACTGCTGTCATGAAGCGCCTTCGCCCACACTTCTTTGCCGGTGCCGGTTTCACCCTGAATCAACGTAATAACACCGCGATCGACTATGCGCATGCAGCTGTTGGCCTGCCTGATCAGGGCAGGGTCGGACCCTGCAGCTTCGAGTAGCGGCGTGTGCTGCTCAGGGGGCAAGCGCTTCAGGCCAATGCTTGAGGTGCGCTTTGTCTGCGCAGCTGCAGTCTGCCGGCGCAATGTCTCCTGCTGGGGTTTGGCTTCTGGTGGGCGCAGTTCCAAGTGGAGATCGAATTCGGCGTTGTTGAATTGGAACTGGTGGTGGAATGGCGCAGGCTGGAATAGCTCGTTCCTGCTGATTTGGAACGCCTCTTCGACACCCTTTCCTACGAGGTCATATCTCTGCCGGCAATTGAGCGCCATTAAGGCCGTGGTCGTGGCCGCGATCACTGTTCCGTTATCGTTAAAGGCGACCAGCGCGGTGTTCATGTTAGCCGCACCGGCCAGGTTGATTATATGCTGGTTTTTGTAGGCACCTCGAAAAATAAGCGCCTCAATCTCATTGGCAGTCTCTGTCACGAAATTCAGTGCCAGGGCCTGGCCGAGGCGGTTGCCACTGGCGAACGTGGACATGTCCAAGCCGCCGACGATACTTCCATCGGCCCCAATGAGGGGGGCAGCAGAGCAGCTGAAACATTGCAGGTTCGTGCCGTAGTGCTCGCTGGCGTCAACCGTAATAGGTCGCTTTTCCTCCAGACAGGTACCTAATCCGTTGGTGCCAACTATGGCCTCTTGCCAAAGCGTGCCCTGTCTCAAGCCCTTCGACTGCAATGCACGGTCATGGTCCGAGTCGGTGAACGCCTTGACCGTCACTCCTTCAGCATTGCTGATCAGCACGCTGTAGCCGCTTTGTCGCGCTACCCGGCGTATTCTTTGAATGATGCTGTGAGAATCGAACAAGAGCTGTTCCAGGGGTTCTCGTTTTTCCTGGATTTCCCGTTCAGTCAGAGAGCAAAGTTTGATGGTTCTCTGAGGCTCAATCTTGTATTTGTCTTTACACCGCTGCCAGGAGGATTGGATATAGCTGGCGTCATTCTCTGGGGTGACGGCCGGAGCGGTTGAAGTACTGGATGTGTAAGAGCCATTATTGTTGCGCATGTGCTCATTCTCATTGGCGACCATGCTCTTTGTCAGAGAGCATAAGCCTAATTGTTGTTATGTGTTCTACGCGTCCCGTTGGTGGTGGCTGGCGAGCGGTCCACCTTAGTGGTGGGAAGTCTCGAGCAGAAACTGATCGCTGAAAGCAGCGACCCTACGTCAGCCAAGCGGCGCTTCCGTGCTTGCTCTTGGGGATACCAGCCTTCAGTTGCTTCAGAAGCTTTGCCCCTTTGGCCCGATGAACTTCCAACAAGTAGATAGCAACTGCATCAAGTTGTCAAACGCCCCACGGACAGCGGCGCTGCAGGCGTTGCCTGGATTGTCTGGCCAGGCCTCAGGGACAAAAAAAGAGCGCGGGAACCGCGCTCAAAGCCCTGTGCTGCTGATGCGTGACAAAACACAGGGGACCGCAATGCCTTCCTTCAAGGCGAGGAACCCTCGGTACGCATAGGAAACGTCAGGCAATAACTGAGCCAGTGGTTTTGCTGGAATCAAGGCCCGCGAAGGGGGGATAAGTTCACGGGTTACAGCTTGAGATCGTTCTTTACTGAGACAGTGTGTCGTAGAGACTGAGTCAAGCTGTCGCGTAGAGAGGTCCGCAATGTGAGCCGCACACGTTTACCGACACCGGTATGGAAGGTTTGACCTGGGTGTACTTCCTGGCGCCCTGGGGGATGCAGCTTGAAATAGTTAGCTACCCTTATGGTCAGGGTTATGAGCAGAATACCGGTCGCCGGATGTGGGATCCCCGGTACTGAGCTTTTCAATGTCAGAGCCCAGGGCCTCGTCCGGATGTGCCAGACGAGGCCAAACGTTCAAAACGCCGGTCGCTTGAAGCTCTTGTGCCGGACTTCGTCGTGTCCCTTCAGCCGTTCCAGCCACTCATCGATCGCCACCACGCCGTATTTCACCGGGTCGGGTAGGAATCGCAGTCCGGGCAGCCTAGTGTCGAACAGGCTGGCCCGGCGAATCTGGTCGGCCAAGGGGCTGACGAACGACAGGCTGGCGGTAATCGACAGATCCCGACTCAGGGTCTCGGTTCGATGCGGGCTGGTTGACGGCATATAAACGCCCAGTCCTGGCTTGAGCTCCACCGTGAGGGCGCGCTGATCGAACGACGGATCATAAACCTGCGAGAGAGGGTTGGCTTCGCCGCGAAAGAACTCGCCGAGACTTTGCTTGGAGACCATTTCCGGGTCGTTCGGGCTGTAGGCCAGAAAACGTTTCTCGCCGGCCAGTTGCAGCAGCAGGTTGCTGCCGTAGTCCATGTGGAAGGGGGTGCTGGCCTTGCCCCGGCTGATGAACAGCGAGCCGGTGCAGTACTGGACGTTGCCGTACCGCGGGGGCAAGGACGACCGCAGGGCGTTGGCCATGGCGGCGAATACCCCGCGTAGGGTCGGAACCTGTTCGATTTCATGGAGCGTGACCCAGACGTCCCGCGCCGGGTCGCTCAACAGCGCTTGCAGGTCCGTCCGCGACAACTGTTGCACGTTAAAGTCTTCATTCCTGGCTTGGTAAGCCGTTTTGCTCTTGATGCTCTGGCTCGGCACGCCTTGCAGTAATGTGTCCAGGTACGCGGGGTCAAAAAGGGCCTGCCGATGCAGGTCGTGGGTGACGGCCGCCGGTTCGCTACCTGGTGTTCTGGCTCTAATGCTCTCCGAAAAATTTAGGTTTATCATGACCTTGCCTCTTTTCGCTTCCAAGGTCGACGACTTCGCCTGAAGTCCTGCGTCATGATTAAGATTAGTTACAGGGGCTGGGAACGACAACCAGTCGATATTGAATTTTTTGTGGCTTGGCTATACTCCCGAGGCTCAATTCAGACCCACAGGGAGTGGAAAAATGCCATGGACGACGGCCATTGTTATTGCGTTGATTGCCCTTGCTGCACCGGCCAGCGCCGAAGTGTTTACCTGGATCGATCGCCAGGGCGTGGCGCATTTTTCGGATTATCCGCCAGGTGAGTTGCCGCACCAACAGCTGAGTCTGCCCCGGCCTTCAACGGTGCCCATGTCGGAAAACCTCCAGCAGGAGCGCCGTATTTCCGGTATCCGCGACGAGGTGCGGGACCTTTTAGCTAAGCCCGGGCGCGCCCAGGGTCGCGACCAGAGGGCTGAGGAGGCCGACCGCGCCCGAGTGTGTGACGGCTACCGCGACAAGCTGGCGCGCATTCAGTCGAAGCTGCGAGCGGGTTATGGCAACGACAAGGGCAACACCTTGCGCCGCCAACGCCGGATTACCAGCCAGAAGCTCAGCCGGGAATGCATCCTGCGCTAGCCCTTGTGGTGTCATAGGGGTGCTATATTGCCCGGACAGCAACAACAACCGGGAGCCCTCCGATGACTAACTTGCCCAAGCTGACCGACGCACGGCTGACCCTCGAAGACCGCGTGGCGGTGCTCACCCTGGATCGCCACGACGTGCGTAACGCCCTGACCGGCACGCACCTGATCGACGACATCATTGCCACCACGGAGTGGGTCAACCAGTGCCAGGAGGTGTCCGTGCTGGTCATTACCGGCGCCGGTTCTGCCTTCAGCGCCGGTGGCAACATCCGGGACATGGCCGAACGCACAGGCGACTTTGCCGGCGATGTCGCCGAGTGTGCCGAGCGCTACCGTCGCGGTATCCAACGCATTCCCCTGGCCATGCAGGGAGTGGAAGTGCCGGTGATTGCCGCCGTCAACGGGCCGGCGATTGGCGCCGGCTTCGACCTGGCCAACATGGCGGATATCCGCATGGCATCCGACCGGGCCAAATTTGGCGAGACCTTCCTCAATCTGGGCATCATTCCCGGGGACGGCGGCGCCTGGTTCATGCAGCGCCAGATCGGTTACCAGCGCGCCTTTGAACTGACGCTGACCGGGCGAGTGGTGGAGGC harbors:
- a CDS encoding lipoate--protein ligase family protein, whose amino-acid sequence is MLAAKETGVLAQNALCCTTPMPVQEGLAIEQRLLEQVTSGRNRWGYAIWRCHQALVVPRSATHKPGFELASRYCESQGWPVVVRSTGGEMTPQTHGFINLSMVVRSNGVKTGIRDSYLLICQPLIQWLEAMGIHAYCSHVDGAFCDGDFNLVVNGKKIAGTAQRRKRLKVPSSTGQDEDTAILLHAVILCDEGLERIWKISNEFYKACQLPPFIIGDRHICMSEVTQQHGESFISGAMRDLDKVIKQHISLF
- a CDS encoding GMC family oxidoreductase, with product MAQFDLNDDSVVVIIGSGAGGGTLANELAQKGIRSVVLEAGKRFKMSDIENDEWKMFGKISWLDKRYVEGPARLAKDFPNLPAWIVKGVGGATVHWAGVAMRFQEHEFKMKTTNGVVPGANVLDWPITLQEMEPYYEKAEKKMGVCGTKATGMPFHGKSSHYKVVEEGAKRIGAHCEQAHLAINTQPRDGRASCQVTGFCMQGCRFGAKWSTMYTEIPKAEATGNVEVRPQSMVLRIEHDANGKVNGVLYADGDGNQHLQKARVVAVAGNSIESPRMLLNSASSLFPNGLANSSGQVGQNYMTHTTGGVYAEFEKPVHMYKSTVVPGIVTEYQNNDPTRGHLAGYELEILHLGLPFMSAFMNPGKSGWGRELAESLENYDHMAGFWICGEDMPVESNNITLHPTEKDQYGLPVPVVYKTDHINDTRMRNHAYARSKELFESVGALKVTDLPPYPASHNMGTNRMSERARDGVVNRWGQSHDIDNLFVSDGSQFTTSGTENPTLTIVALAIRQADYIADQMKKRNI
- a CDS encoding porin, with translation MKVFKITRSMHLGLTSLAAVAMLSGTASNAKAEVQIGEVADTQLAMYGILDGGVLYQDKVTTDGDRKIGVETSGLTPTILGFKGSRTLDNDWNAFFNLEAHFDLDTGMFHGSGDADTDADDGSGRVLFRRQANVGLSGDWGTAIIGRQYGPAVLAHLATEPRGFKEQFSNTYAWAYSQLFTTVNDSSGMAGRNANNDVGFFFKNAVQYRNNLAGVDFGILYSFGGQEGSTAEGDVLSIGAAYAAGPLTLSGSYQRMRDQQTAEDLVTSWATGAAYNLADWTFKLHFMNTENKDASGTEVLDVDALGFGVDWQWNLKNSATVAYYINEDDAPAASAKTRSLVVSNDYSLSESTILYAQMAYVDADDMGVVSQFATSIVANPTPVNEKTALLNVGVNYAF
- a CDS encoding sigma-54-dependent Fis family transcriptional regulator produces the protein MRNNNGSYTSSTSTAPAVTPENDASYIQSSWQRCKDKYKIEPQRTIKLCSLTEREIQEKREPLEQLLFDSHSIIQRIRRVARQSGYSVLISNAEGVTVKAFTDSDHDRALQSKGLRQGTLWQEAIVGTNGLGTCLEEKRPITVDASEHYGTNLQCFSCSAAPLIGADGSIVGGLDMSTFASGNRLGQALALNFVTETANEIEALIFRGAYKNQHIINLAGAANMNTALVAFNDNGTVIAATTTALMALNCRQRYDLVGKGVEEAFQISRNELFQPAPFHHQFQFNNAEFDLHLELRPPEAKPQQETLRRQTAAAQTKRTSSIGLKRLPPEQHTPLLEAAGSDPALIRQANSCMRIVDRGVITLIQGETGTGKEVWAKALHDSSARRGRPFVAVNCAAIPETLIESELFGYGAGTFTGGLKSGKKGKIEASDGGTLFLDEIGDMPAELQARLLRVLAEKEIIPLGEVEPVPIDINVICATHRDLEQYVSQGDFREDLYYRISVFKVTLPALRNRQDKSELIRKVLEQIRSELGDPDPIGLATEAEQALVSYPWPGNIRQLKNVLHCAACMREGRDIQIDDLAGEVLNPGLEDFSAGTASVAQSSGNGATSQSPEKQQLIAALETNRWNVTRAAKALGVSRSTLHRKIKAHGLLLEPQES
- a CDS encoding cupin-like domain-containing protein is translated as MQQLSRTDLQALLSDPARDVWVTLHEIEQVPTLRGVFAAMANALRSSLPPRYGNVQYCTGSLFISRGKASTPFHMDYGSNLLLQLAGEKRFLAYSPNDPEMVSKQSLGEFFRGEANPLSQVYDPSFDQRALTVELKPGLGVYMPSTSPHRTETLSRDLSITASLSFVSPLADQIRRASLFDTRLPGLRFLPDPVKYGVVAIDEWLERLKGHDEVRHKSFKRPAF
- a CDS encoding DUF4124 domain-containing protein, with amino-acid sequence MPWTTAIVIALIALAAPASAEVFTWIDRQGVAHFSDYPPGELPHQQLSLPRPSTVPMSENLQQERRISGIRDEVRDLLAKPGRAQGRDQRAEEADRARVCDGYRDKLARIQSKLRAGYGNDKGNTLRRQRRITSQKLSRECILR
- a CDS encoding enoyl-CoA hydratase-related protein produces the protein MTNLPKLTDARLTLEDRVAVLTLDRHDVRNALTGTHLIDDIIATTEWVNQCQEVSVLVITGAGSAFSAGGNIRDMAERTGDFAGDVAECAERYRRGIQRIPLAMQGVEVPVIAAVNGPAIGAGFDLANMADIRMASDRAKFGETFLNLGIIPGDGGAWFMQRQIGYQRAFELTLTGRVVEAAEAQELGIAMDVVPADELMPATLKLARRMAEQPPKATRLTKRLMKTAQRMELKDFLDLCACFQGMCHNEPEHLEAVNGMLAAMARK